CTTGCAGATTCCATCAGCCGGGGGCATGCAGCCCGCACCGTACAGCCCGCCAGCCGGAGCTGTTCCTTACTACGGTGGTGCGCCGACGCATGGTGGCCCAACGGCACCGCCGCAGGGCGGGGCAGGGGCTCCGATTCCGATGAACGGAAACACGCCGGCACCAGGTCCAGAAAACGGCCAAAGGCAGATGACGCCTTCGCCGACGAACCCATATCCATCCAACACAACACCGATGCCAATGGATGAAGACGTGCTGCCGATGCCATCTGCAGAAGACCAGACGCGCATCTATCAAATGCCGAACGGCTACACTCAGCAAACGTCGTACAAGGGCTACCGAGGCCCCACGAACTACGGCGGTCATCCGATTCGGCAGCCACAACAGGTTTCTCAACCAGCTGTCCAGCAGCAGCCGCAATTGTACGGAGGCCCTCAAGCCGGGATCACCGGGCAGCAGGTACCGGCGAATGGTGGATGGGTGCAGCCGCAGAGCAATTTCATCCCCGGAAACCATATGCCAGTGAATCAAGGGCAGGGTGCAGCCCAAGGCCCGTTCCGCAGCGTGTCTTACGGCACGCCTGTCCAACAACCAGAGCAACCTGCTGCGGCACCAGTCGAAGTGAAGCGATCGTTGTGGTCTCGACTAACCGGAAAATAACGACACTCGTCTGAGAACATCGCGGCTGACGCGATCGCCGCTCTGATTTCAACAAAGAAGCCCGGCCTTTTTAAAGGCCGGGCTTCTTGAATGCGCAGTGCAATCAAAGTTGGCGGGTTAGTAGTTCAGAAAATAACCCATCAGCCGGTGGCCTTCATCGAAGACCAGATCAGAATTACTCGCCGCGACCTCATCGTAGGTCGAAGGTGAGTTGACCTCGATACCCGTCCCGCACATTGCAAATGGGCAGTAGCCGTGACTGTGGGTACGAGTTCTTAAAAACGTCGGGTGATCGGGGCACACCAGCAAACGGTAGTCTCCCTGCGACTTCAACCAGTCGTGGACGGGACCGACGATGTGCCGGTCGATATTTTCCACAGCGGCAAGCTTGGCGGCAGTGTCTCCTTCGTGCGACGCTTCGTCGGTCGCTTCGACGTGAACGACCAGAAAATCCACGTCGTCGCGCTTGAGAGTTTCGATGGCCGCTCGCCCCTTGGCGGCGTAGTCGGTGTCGAGATACCCAGTCGCACCATCTACTTCCACGACGTCCCAGCCAATCAACCGGCCCATGCCACGCAGCAAGTCGACAGCTGTGATCACCGCACCTCGCTTGCCATAGCGATCAACAAACGGTTCCAGCGCGGGACGTCGCCCCAGTCCCCACAGCCACGTTTGGGTGGCCGGAAGCTGGTCCGCCGCACGGCGGGCGACGTTGGGTGCAGCGTCAGCAAACAGTTCGCGGCTGCGATTCATGAGTGCGAGCAACTGATCTGCGCCGGGCCCCTGAGGCAGGTAATCTGCGATCGGCTGGTCTGTAATATCGTGGGGCGGCGTGCTTGAGGTCTCTGCAGTGAAGGGAGCCGCCGTTCCGCGAGCTCGATACAGCAGCAAATTTCGGTAGCTCACGCCGGCATGATACTTCCAATGACTGTCGCCGCACTGATCCTTCTGCAACAGCGAAATCAGTTCCCGCCCGGCATCGTTGGGAAACTGTTCTGCCGTGAAGCTGACCATCACGTCGTCCAGCACCGTGACCAGATTGCAGCGGACCGCCCAGTCTCCGTCGGCCAGCTCGATCCCCTGCGCGGCTGCTTCGATTGGAGCTCGCCCGGTATGAAACTTCAGCGTGTCGTAGCCAAACAGACTCATTGTACCCACGTCGCTACCGGACGGCATGCTGGCCGGAACGTTGTCCGTTCGCCCCACCTGACCACACTCGGCCACAGCATCCATGTGCGGGACGTTGGCGGCCTGCAGCGGCGTGCGATTGTTGAGTTGCGGTTGTGGTTCGTCCGCAACACCGTCGGGAATGACAAGCACAGTCTTCATGATCTCAATTCAAAGGAAAAAGGCGAGTTTGGCGGAAAGTAGGGAGTCTGATTGAAGAAACCCGTAAACACATGGATCGATCGGGTTTACACAAAATCTGAAACCCGATATATCTTCGCTCGACGACGGGTAACCCACCCGCATGAGACGGCAAAAAGCCTGAAAAACCTAAGAGCACCTACCCTGACCTTCGTGGGCCACACGGTTTTTCGGAAGTCGGTTCTTAGCCAGACGTCACCGTTGACCGTCACAAGAAGCCCTGACCTGCACTCGCAGTCAGCGAGCTACAGGAATTTAAGCCATCGCCAATCGCCACGGATACGAACCGTGCATTGGATGTTACCAGGAGGAATCATCTGTGTCCGTTGAAGAAAAAGTCATCGATATTGTCAGCGATCAGCTCGACACACCACGCGAAGATATTGCCCAATCCAGTTCTTTCGTGGACGACCTGAAAGCCGATTCACTGGATATTGTCGAATTGGTCATGGCTCTGGAAGATGAATTTGACATCAAAATTCCAGACGAAGACTACGATAAGATCAAGACCGTCGGAGACGTGATCTCGTATATCGACAATAAGTCTTAGCATCGCGACAGACCACTGTCTGATGTCCGACCGAAAAGTCGTGGTCACCGGGACGTCCGTCACAACGGCACTCGGGAGCCACGTCCCTGATGTCTGGGATCGCCTGCGCAACGGTGATTCCGGACTTAGCTCGGCGCGATCGCCGCACGACTCAAAGTCAATCG
This DNA window, taken from Fuerstiella marisgermanici, encodes the following:
- a CDS encoding cofactor-independent phosphoglycerate mutase, with product MKTVLVIPDGVADEPQPQLNNRTPLQAANVPHMDAVAECGQVGRTDNVPASMPSGSDVGTMSLFGYDTLKFHTGRAPIEAAAQGIELADGDWAVRCNLVTVLDDVMVSFTAEQFPNDAGRELISLLQKDQCGDSHWKYHAGVSYRNLLLYRARGTAAPFTAETSSTPPHDITDQPIADYLPQGPGADQLLALMNRSRELFADAAPNVARRAADQLPATQTWLWGLGRRPALEPFVDRYGKRGAVITAVDLLRGMGRLIGWDVVEVDGATGYLDTDYAAKGRAAIETLKRDDVDFLVVHVEATDEASHEGDTAAKLAAVENIDRHIVGPVHDWLKSQGDYRLLVCPDHPTFLRTRTHSHGYCPFAMCGTGIEVNSPSTYDEVAASNSDLVFDEGHRLMGYFLNY
- the acpP gene encoding acyl carrier protein, producing the protein MSVEEKVIDIVSDQLDTPREDIAQSSSFVDDLKADSLDIVELVMALEDEFDIKIPDEDYDKIKTVGDVISYIDNKS